A window of Halopseudomonas sabulinigri genomic DNA:
TTCAGCGTCGACCAGCCACAACCCGGCCTGCGCCTGGGCAACCTGCTGGCGATCAGCGTGGCCCGCCCGGTACGCGATGACAGCGTCGCCCTGCCCTACAGCGCGCTCTACGGCAACGACACCCTGTATCAGGTGCTCGATGGCCGCCTACAGCGCATTGAAGTGCAGCGCGTAGGCGAGACCCTGAACGAACAGGGTGAGCGCCGCGTGCTGGTGCGCTCGCCCAAACTGAGCGGCGGCATGGAGATCGTCACCACCCATCTGCCCAATGCGGTTCAGGGACTCAAGGTGGATACCGGCGCAGCGGCACCCGAGGCGGACGCCAGCACAGGGCCACGGCCATGAGCGAGAGCAGCCCACTGGCGTTTTTTGTTCGCCACAAGGTGGCCGCCAATCTGCTGATGCTGGTCATGCTGATGGGCGGCATGCTCGGCCTCAGCCGCATGAATATCCAGTTCTTCCCGACCTTCGCGCTCGACTTTGTCACCATCCGCGTGGTCTGGAATGGTGCCGCCGCCGAGGATATCGAGCAGGCCATCACCATTCCGCTGGAGCAGCGCCTGCGCAGCATCCAGAACCTGAAGAACATGACCTCGACCTCGGCCCAGGGTGTCTCCAGCATCACCCTGGAGTTCCGCGAGGGCACCGATCCGGTGGTGGCGCTGGACGACGCGCGCCAACAGGTCGACGAATTCCGCAATCTGCCCGCCGACGCCGAAAAACCCGAGGTAGTGCGCGTCGCCCGCTACGACCCCATCGCCAAGTTGCTGCTGTACGGGCCTTACGCCCCGCATGAGCTGCGCACCATTGCCAACCGGCTGGAAGACGACCTGCTCACCAGCGGCATCGACCGCATCGAGATCGCCGGCCTGCCGGAGCAGCAGATCAGTATCGAGATCCCCAATACCACCCTGCAACGCCTCGGCCTGTCGCTTGATCAGGTCGCCGACCGGGTCAACGCCGAATCTCGCGATCTACCCGCCGGCCAGGCCGGCGAGCAGGACTCTGCGCGTGAATTGCGCGCCATTGAGCAGCGCCGCGACGCCGAAGAGTTTGCCAACATTCCGCTGCAACCCAACGGCATCAGCCACCTGCGCCTGGGCGACATCGCCGAGATCCGGCAGGAGCCGCGGCGCAACCAGGTATTGCTGCGCTACGCTGGCCAGCCGGCGGTAGAACTGTCGCTGCAACGCGCCGAAGACGGCGACTCACTGGAAGCCGCGCAAGCTCTCAATGCCTGGCTGGAGCGCGTACAGCCCAGCCTGCCGCCAGAACTGAAGATCCACGTTTACGACCAGGCCTGGCAGTTGATCAATGACCGTATCAGCCTGTTGGTGAACAACGGCCTGGGTGGCCTGGTGCTGGTAATGGTGTTGCTGTACCTGTTCCTGCCCGCACGGGTGGCGCTCTGGGTCGCGGTGGGCATTCCCACCGCGTTTCTTGCGGCCATGGCGGTGTTCTGGCTGATTGGTGGCTCGATCAACATGATCTCCCTGTTCGCGCTGATCATGGCGCTGGGGGTGATCGTCGATGATGCCATCGTCGTGGGTGAAGATGCCGACGCGCACTTCCGTGGCGGCGAGCAGCCGCAGCGCGCCTCCGAAGGCGCCGCCAAACGCATGCTCTGGCCGGTAGTGGCTTCGTCGCTGACCACCATCGCGGCGTTCATGCCCCTGCTGATGGTCGGCGGCATCTTTGGCAACATTCTCGGCGACATTCCCACCGTGATGATCTGCGTGTTGATCGCCTCGCTGCTGGAATGCTTTGTGGTGCTGCCGCACCACCTGCGTTCGGCCTTCCAGCCGAGCAGCAAAAAGGCGCCTGGCACCTCCCGCAGCGCGCGCCTGGTCGCGCGCATCGACGGCGTGCGTGAGCGCTTCGACAGCGGCTTCAACCGCTTCCGCGATGGCCGCTTCCGGCGCTTCTCGCAGCTTGCGCTGCGTTATCGCGGCGCCACCCTTGCCAGTGCACTGGTCGCGGTCATGCTCACCATTGGCTTGATGAGCAGCGGCCGTATCGGCTTCAGTTTTTTCCCCACCCCCGAGCCGCAGATGTTGCAGGCCAACGTCAGTTTTGTCGCCGGCACGCCGCGCGACACCATGGTCCGCTTCATGCGGCACCTGGAACAGACCCTGGAGCAGACCGAAAGCGAGCTGGGCGGTGACCTGATCCTCACCGCGGTGACCCGCCAAGGTCAGGTCATCAGTGAGAACGCCGGCGCGCGGCAAGGCGACAACCTGGGCGCCATGCTGATCGAAATGGTCTCGCCGGATCACCGCACGGTGCGCAACAAGGCATTTATTCGCGCCTGGCGTGAACGCATCCATCTGGTACCCGGCATCGACCAGCTGAACATCACCGAGCAGGCCGGCGGCCCGCCCGGCAAGGATGTGGATGTACGTCTGACCGGCAGCGATCCCGAGCAATTGAAGAACGCCGCCGAGGCACTGTCGATCATGATAGGGTCGATCGAAGGCGTGCTCAGCACCGAAGACGATATGTCCTGGGGCCGCGAGCAGCTGGTTTACAGCCTGACCCCCTACGGCCAATCGCTGGGCCTGAGCATCCAGAGCGTCGGGCGCCAGCTGCGCGCCGCCTATGACGGCCGCCTGGCGCAGATCTATCAGGAAGACCAGGACGAGATCGAGGTGCGCGTGCAACTGCCGCGCAGTGAGCGCGAAAGCCTTGCCAGCCTGAACGAACTGAGTATTCGCCTGGATGACGGGCGCTTCGTACCGCTCGGCCAGGTGGTGCAATTCGGCAATAACCAGGGCTTTGAGGCGCTGCGCCATGCCGATGGCATGCTCGCCACCGATGTCACGGCAGATATCGACCTGTCGCAAACCACCGCCGGCCAGGTGCTGAACAGCATCAGCCGCGAACTGCCGGCGCTGAGCAGCCAGTACAACGTGCGCTATAGCTTTGAGGGGCGCTCGGTCGACCAGCAGGAAACCATGTCCGACATGGGCACCGGCCTGATCATCGGCCTACTGCTGATGTACGCGGTACTGGTGTGGGTGTTCTCGTCGTGGAGCACACCGCTGATCGTCATGTCGGTCATCCCGCTGGCGCTGGTCGGGGCCGTGCTGGGCCATTGGGTGATGGGCCTGAATCTGACGATTCTGTCGTTGTTCGGCCTGTTTGGCCTGTCCGGCATCGTGGTGAACAACTCGATCATTCTGGTCAGCTTCTACCAGGAGCAGCGCAAGCGCGGGTTGGCGGTCAACGAGGCACTCAACGAAGCCGTAGTGCAGCGCCTGCGCGCGGTACTGCTGACATCCCTGACCACCATCGGCGGGTTGCTGCCGCTGCTGTTCGAGACCTCGTTGCAGGCACAATTCCTGATCCCGATGGCAACGTCCATCGCGTTCGGCCTGGGCTTCTCTACCCTGCTGGTGTTGATGGTCGTACCCGCGTTGTTGTCATTGCTGGAGGGCTGGAAGGAGCGGCGTGAGCAAAGGCGCACGGAAGCACCTGCAAGCTGATTGGCTAGAGCAAAAACGGCTCCCAAGCGGAGCCGTCGGACGTGTGGGTTGCAGCTACATTAAATCAGCAAGGCGGAGTGTATTGCTGATTTCCAATTTCGCCCTCACTGCGAGCTGGGGGAGATGCTTATCCATTTCCCCCAACACCCCCTAGGACACCCCAACTACGCGGCCCTGCGGGTTCGCTGCGTTGCTCGCCCGCGTAGACGGGGCCATGGGGGCGTGCACACTCGCATGACGATGGTCAGGCTCGCTTACACAGAAACGGCTCCCGCAGGAGCCGTTTCTGTGTAGCTTTTAGCTAGAAAGCTTACTTCTTGGTCACTTCCAACGTCTTGGTGATCGCCGCGACCGCCGAGCCAATATTGCTCAGTTCCGCCGGCAGAATCATGGTGTTGTTGGTTTGCGCCAGCTTGCCGAACTCCTTCACGTACTGCTCGGCAACGCGCAGCGATACCGCTTCCTGGCCGCCTGCGGTATTGATCGCCTCGGCGACACGGCGCAAACCTTCTGCGGTCGCAGTCGCGATCAGCTCGATCTCACGGGCCTTACCTTCGGCTTCGTTGATCTGGCGCTGCTTGTCGGCTTCGGACAGGTTGATGGTTTCCTGCTTCTGACCTTCGGACACGTTGATCTTGGCTTCACGTTCACCCTCGGACTGGGCGACAACCGCGCGACGCTCCCGCTCGGCGCGCATCTGTTTTTCCAGCGCATCGAGGATGGTAGCCGGCAGCTCGATGTCGGCGATCTCGTAACGCAGCACCTTCACACCCCAGGGCTTGGCTGCTTCGTCCAGCGCCTCGACCACCTGTACGTTGATGGTTTCGCGCTCCTCAAAGGTCTTGTCCAGATCGATCTTGCCGACTACCGAACGCAGGGTGGTTTGCGCCAATTGCATGGAAGCGTAGCGGTAATCATTGATGCCGTAACTGGCCAGTTTGGGGTCGACCACCTGCAGGTAGAGCACACCGTCTACCACGACCTGAATATTGTCGCGGGTAACGCAGGCCTGGCTGGGCACGTCGATCGCTTCTTCCTTGAGCGTGTGCTTGTAGGAAACGCGGTCGACAAAGGGGATCAACAGGTGAAAGCCGGCTTCCAGGGTCTTGGCGTATTTGCCCAAGCGCTCGACAATAAAGGCCGAACGCTGCGGCACGATGCGCGCAGTTTTGGCCAGGGCAACGATGACCAGGACCAGAAACGCGAGTGAAAGAATTGTGGCGATTTCCATGCTTAAACTTCCTTGAACGGGGGTGTTTTAGGGTTGGTTCGGGCGCTGGGCACTGACCTGCAGAACGATGCCGCTGTGGTTGACCACCCAGGCCGTGTCCCCGGCCTTCAGCGATTCGTCCGACTCGGCATCCCACTTGGCGCCATTGAGCTGCACATGGCCAATACCGGCGGCGAAGTCGGTCAACACGGCAACGCGTACGCCCAGCAAACCGGCATCGTCCTGATCGCGGGCGGCGAGGTCAGCCTCGCTGCCGCGTAGCCAGCGCTTGAAGTGACGCCGCAGATACCACAGCGCTAGCACGCTGATCAGCGCGAACAACACCAGTTGATAGGGCAAGCTGTCGATCACGCCAAACAGGGTCAGCAGGCCGACCACCAATGCACCTATGCCAAAGAACACCGCCACCATCGCGGGGATGAAGAACTCCGACAGTAACAGGGCCAGGCCCAGCAACAGCCAGAATGCGTAGCTCGTCAAATATCCAGTCAACATTTTGCCGTCCTTAACATGCAGCGCCGCCAGTACAACGGCCTGCCCGGAGAGTACCAGATTGCCCCTGCGAATGCGCCGCCGGCGGCGCCCTCACGCGCCCAAGCCTGTCACTACCGGTCAGCTTTGTTAAGCTGTTGGCAAACCACAGGGAGTGACACATGCCTTTACGACTAATCCAGCTGTGCCTGTTTCTCATGCTGAGCACCGCCGCCAGCTTCGCTCAGGCCAAAATACTGCAAGTGGGCATTACCGAAGTGCCGCCCTTCGTGATCAAAACCGAGCAGGGCGAATGGGAAGGTATCAGCATCGACCTGTGGCGTGCGATTGCCCGCGAGCAGCAACTGGAATACGAGTGGGTGCCGCTGTCATTTGCCGAGCTGCTCAGCCAGGTTGAAAGCGGAAAGATCGACGTGGCCGTCGGCGCCCTGACCATGACCGCCGACCGTGAAGCAGCATTCGATTTCAGCCACCCCTTCTATCAGACCGGGCTGTCGATCGGCGTACCGCACACTCCCAAGCACGGCATACTGCAAAGTCTCAAAGCGCTGTTCAGCTGGGAGTTTCTCAGCGTCATCGTGGCGCTCGGGCTGTTGCTGTTTGCCGTCGGTGTGGTGCTCTGGGTTTGCGAGCGGCGCGCCAACCCGGAACAGTTTGGCGGCAAGGCCAGTGAGGGCATTGGCGCCAGCTTCTGGTGGGCCGCCGTGACCATGACGACCGTAGGCTATGGCGACAAGGCGCCGGTCACCCTGGCCGGCCGGCTGGTGGCGCTGGTGTGGATGTTTGCCGGCTTGATCATGGTTGCGAGTTTTACCGCCGCCATAACCTCGTCCCTCACCGTCAGCAATCTGCAATACCAGATCGGCGGACCGCAGGACCTGCCTGGCAGCACCGTGGCCACCATCCCCAACACCGCCAGCGCACGCTATCTGCAAGACAACCACGTGGTGCATCGCGACTACCCCAGCCTCAGCGAGGCCATGCAATCGGTGCTCGATGGCACGACCGACGCCGTGGTTTACGACCGGCCATTACTGCAATTTCGCAATCAGCAACTGGGCGACAAACGGCTGGATCTGGTACCGGCGGTGTTCGAACAGCAGCTCTACGCACTGGCACTGCCCGCAGGCAGCAAACTGCGCGAGGCTATCAGTGAAGAAATTCTGCGCATCACCGAGTCCGATGAATGGCGCTCAATTCAGGCCGGCTACCTCGAGCAAGCTGAATAAAGCCGCTGGCCGAGCGCCTCTCGGCGCCCGGCCAGCCTGCAGAACAGCAAGAAATGAACTGCAGTTCATCGGATTTTCCCGATGAATGATCTCAGCCCAGAGCCAATGACCCGCCGGTCACAAATCCCGCCCTGCAACTGCGTCACAAAGTCTGCGCCCCTCACTTCATAAGCGTCTCAACGCTGACTATTCTCAGTTTCCTCAGGCTTAGACCTGACTGTCTCAAGACGATACAAACAACAACAAGCACAAGGAGTTTCGTCATGTCGAACAAGACCCGACTGAGTGTGGCCTGCGGCCTGGTTGCCGCGCTGGGCGTCAGCACCCAGGCCCAGGCCTTCTGGTTCAGCTCTTCGCAATACACCCAGACCAAGTACCCGATTGTACTCACCCACGGCATGCTCGGTTTCGACAGCCTGCTCGGTATCGATTACTGGTATGGCATCCCCGCCGCGCTGCGCAAGGATGGCGCCACCGTCTACATCACCGAAGTCAGCCAGCTGGATACCTCCGAGGCCCGCGGCGAGCAACTGCTCGAGCAGGTCGAGGAGATCGTCGCCATCAGTGGCAAGCAAAAGGTCAACCTGATTGGCCACAGCCACGGCGGCCCGACAGTACGCTACGTTGCCTCGGTACGCCCTGACCTGGTCGCCTCGGTGACCAGCGTTGGCGCGCCGCACAAGGGCTCGGCCACCGCTGATTTTCTGCGCCAGATCCCCGAGGGTTCGGCCGGTGAGACGGTACTGGCCGGCCTGGTCAATGCCATGGGCGCCTTTATCAATCTGGTGTCGGGCAGCAGCTCGATGACGCCGCAGAATGCGCTGGGTTCGCTGGAGTCACTCAACTCCGCGGGCGCGGCGGTGTTCAACGCACGCTTCCCGCAAGGTCTGCCGACCAGCGCCTGCGGTGAAGGCGCTTACAAGGTCAACGGCGTGCGGTACTACTCCTGGAGCGGCACCAGCCCGCTGACCAACGCGCTGGACGTCTCGGACCTGTTGACCGGCGCCGCCTCACTGACCTTCAATGGCGAAGCCAACGACGGTCTGGTGGGCCGCTGCAGCTCGCATCTGGGCATGGTGATTCGGGACAACTACCGGATGAACCATCTGGATGAGGTCAATCAGTTCCTTGGCCTCACCAGCCTGTTCGAAACCGATCCGGTGACGGTCTATCGGCAGCAGGCCAACCGCCTGAAAAACGCCGGCCTGTAACAGAGACAGTGCGACCAGCGCCCAGGCTGGTCGCACTCCCCCGCCTATTCCCGTTCGAGTTGCCTATGAAATACCTCGTTTACCTGCCCTTGGTTGCCGGCGCCCTGCTGCTGGGCTGGCAATTACTGCCCGAATCAACGCCGCCTGCCAACGCACCGGCGCTGACCAGCAGCAAGCATCAGGCTCCCGCTACAGCGCTGCCCCCGCCAACCGCCTTGACCGCTACGCACACCGCGACACCACCGCTGCCGTCCTCGCTGCGCGGCACCGAGGTTGACGGCCGCCTGCAGGTAGACGCCGATGGCAACCTGCTGATCAATGATCAACTGCGCCACCTGTTTGACTACTACCTGAGCGCCAATGGTGAGGAGACCCCCGCACAGGCGCAGCAACGGATACGCCAGCAGCTCAACCAGCAGCTGGATGAGCCTGCCAGAGCGCAGGCATTGACCATTTTCGAGCATTACCTTGGCTACCTGCAGGCGGTCGCTGAGCTGGAGCAGGCGTTCCCGGTACTCGACGATCTGGACGCACTCTGGGCGCGCGAAGAGGCAGTACAACGACTGCGCGCCAGCCTGTTCGACCCTGCGGTGCATCAAGCCTTCTTCGCCGGCGAAGAGGTCTACAACCGCTTTACCCTTGAGCGCCTGACCATCAACCGCAACCCTGATCTGGATGCCGATCAGCGCGCCGCCGCGGTAGAGGCACTGCGAGAAAGCCTGCCAGCAGAGATGCAGGAGTTGCTGGTACCGCAACTGCATCAGGACCTGCGCCGCGAAACGCTGGCACTGCAGGAACACAACGCTGCGCCGCAGCAGATACGCGACCTGAGGCTCAATCTGGTGGGCCCCGAGGCCACCGCCAGGCTTGAGGCGCTGGACCAGCAACGCGCCGAGTGGCAGCAGCGCGTCAGCGACTTCAACCGCGAGCGCGACGCCATCCTGCAGCAGCCGGGCCTGGCCGAGCAGGACAAGCAGGCGGCAATCGACGCTCTGCTGCAGGAACGCTTCGCCGCCAATGAACAACTGCGCATCGCCAGCCAGAGCAAGCGCTGAGGCATAGCGCTGGCCGGTTCTTGACCGCAAGGCGGGGCTGGCTGCCATACTGGTAACTCACTCGTCCGCCAGATGGCAACGAGAGGGCAACGAGATGGCAACGAGAGGGCAACCGTATGCGTGCCGATGAATTTCTCAAGAAACACGGTCTGGACCAGGAAGACGACAAGGACACCAGCCTGCGGGGCCAGGCTCTGGAACGCGCTCTGCACCCCAGCCGGCCGCATGCCGGAACGCCGCACGACTGGGAGGACTGGGAGCGCTACAAGGCCGAACAGGCAGCCAAGGGTGAGCCGGTTGAGCCTGCAGCACCGTCCGCCGATGACTAGCTCTGGCCGCCTCTGGCTGATCTGCTGCAGCTTGCTGATACCAGTGACCAGCCAAGCCGCGCCGACTTACTCGGCCAAGGACATGCTCAACTGGCAGGTCAAACGCTTTGCTGAAGCGACCCGTTACCAACTCGATGGCAGTAGGCTGAAAGCGCAATGCCTCGGCGGCGAAGCCAGCGCACTGTACATTGAGCAACCGATTGATCTGCGCGAAACCCCCATCCTCAGCTGGTCGTGGGCGGTCAGTGGGGTGTATGCCAATATCGATGAAGCCAGCAAGACCGGGGACGATTATCCGGTGCGGGTTTACGTGGTCAAGGATGGCGGCCTGCTGCCGTGGCGCACCCTGGCAGTGAACTACGTCTGGTCCAGCAGCCAGCCTGAAGGCAGCCACTGGCCCAATGCGTTCACCGGCAACGCGCAGATGCTGGCGGTGCGCAGTGGTGCACCTGCGCACGTCGGTGAGTTGGTCAGCGAGCGACGCAATGTGCGGGAGGACTTCCTGGCGCTGCACGGAGAAGACCTGCAGCAGATTGACGGTATCGCACTGATGACTGACTGCGACAACGCCCGCCAGCCGGTGACCGGCTGGTACGGCGCCATCGAGTGGTTGCCGGTTACCTCTGCGGCTACTTCCGCACCCAGCTCCCGCTAACCTGAATGTACTGGCCGCTCGGGGTACGATCGATCGCCTTCTGGCCGGCGATGGTTTCCACATCACCGAGCGCGATGCCGTTACTCTTGGCCACGCGCTGGTATTCTTCCTTGCGCGCCGCATTGATTTGCCGCGCAACCTCGGCCGCATTGCCGCCAGCCTTGACCACACCCAGGTAGCCATTGGGTTGTTCACCCAGCTGGCCGGCCTCCTTGGCCGCTGGCAAGGCGCTCATCGCCTCGTTCAGACTCAAGGCCCAGGCCGCGCCGCTGCCCAGCAACATCAGCATGCAGAAGGTGAAAACTGTTTTCTTGCCCATTGCCATTATCCTTGTTGCACGCGCGCTCAAAACAGCCCGCTGGATTCGTTGAAGATTTCATCCAATTGCTTATCCACCTTGATGTAGATCTCGTGTTCGATCTTCACATTCAGGTTGATATTGATCGGCTCGTTCGGCGCCGCCAGCTGCACCGTCGGCCCGGCGCACGCCGCCAGCAGCAGGCCCGCTGCCCCCATCAACAACCCTCGCCAGTGCATAGCTACTCCTTGTTGGGTTGCAGGCGCTGCTCAAGCAGGCGCTGCTGTACCCGTTGCTGAATGATGTCGCTGACCTGACTGCTCAGCTGCAGACTGGTCAACAGGGCGGGAATGTTCTCCTGCAGGTTTACGTTGAGATTAACCTGCCGCCCCTGCTGAAAATTCGGGTTGCTGCCCTGCAAGCGCAAACCCAGTTGCAGCGTACCGTCCTCGGCGTAGTCCACCTGACTGCTGAGCACAGTATAGTGAAAGTTCTCCAGCGCCCCGGCCAGTTCGCGCATGCCGCTGTTGCTCTGCGCCAGACGCTGCAGCTTGTCGGACTGATAACGCAGCACGCCACCCGGCTCCCGCGCCGCCACGGCGCCCTCATCGATCATCAGCTCGCCGTCGCGCAGCATCACTGGCAAGCGGCCGTCCAGTGTGCCACGACCGCTCAAGCCCTCTGTGGGGTAGACTTCGAACAGGGTGCCCAGTTCCAGCCCGCTCAATTCGAGGGTCATGCGTTGTTCGGCGGCGGCGAAGTCGAGCTTCACCGGCGCGGCGCTGATTTGCCCGCCCAGCAGCTTGAGCTGCGCCCGATCCAACTGCAGCCGGCCTTGCGCCATCTGGTCCAGAGAGGCCTGATAACTCGCCGCCGCGCGCAATGGCCCCATGGCCAGACCGGGGTTCAGCGTCTCCAACTGGAGATCACTGCTGCCCAACTGCAGCACATTGTTGTGCAGGCCAAGCTTGAGCGGCGCGGACAACCCGCTGAAGGCGCTGCGGTCATAGATGCCCTTCACCCCGGCAAGCGTGACATCGCCACTCAGCCCGAGCTGCTGCCCGCCGGTCACCTGAACCTCGCCGCTCAGTTGCCCGCTGGACAGGCTCAATAGCGCTGGCCAGCTAGCCAGGGTGCCAGCCAAGGGGTTGCCCGCGCGAAAGAACAGGGGCGGCACACCGACAGTAGCGCGCCAGGGCTGCGCCGCAGGCAGCGTAAAGCGGATATCCAGCGCCAGTTCGGCGGCATTGCCCAGCTTGCCATCCCATTGCAACGCGCCTTCGGTATAGTCCCAGCGGCCGTCCAGCGTCCAGCGCTGGGTTTGCAGCTGCGGATGGGTGACTGCGGCAACAGCGCCGCCAAGCTGGCTGCCGACGCGCAAACTGGCCGCGTCCTGCCATTGCTGCTCATAGGTCAGGCCTTGCAGATTGAGGTTGGCGCTACCGAGCCTCAGCTCGGCGGCATCGAGTTGCAGGCGCGACCACTGCAGTTGCCCGGGCTTGCTCGCCTGTAGCGTAACGCCCTGAGCGTCCAACTGACCGCGCAGCGCGGTGCTCAGTTGCAGCTCGCGCAGTGTGATGCCCTGATCTCGCCAACTGCCCAGTTGCAACGCCAACTGCGTATCGATCAACTGCAACTGCCAGTCCTGCGCCAGACGCAGCGCCAGATCGCCCTTGAGCTGGCCTGACAGGCCATTGGCGCCCTGCACGCGCAGCTCGGCGCCGAATGGCAAGGCATCGCCCTTGCTCAGCGCAGTGCTGGCTGCCGGGGTAATGTGCAGTTGAATCTGCTGCACTTGCAGGTCGCCCGGCAACCCGGCCAGGGCCGGCAACTGCGACTCGGTCAGCCGTAGCTGCGCGCCGCCCTGCAGTAGCTGCCAGCGGCCCTGTTGACCGCGCAACTGCAATTGCAGCTCGCCTGCGAGGCTGCCCAGCTCGGCAATCGGCCAGGCTTGCGGCAGCGCGATCTGTGCATTCACGGCAGCTTCACCGGCGAGCCAATCAGCCCACTGCTGCGGGGGCTGCGCCGTATTTAGATCCCAGTCAACCGCCAGCTGCGCACCCGGCGGCAAGCTCGCGATCGGCAATGTGCCCAGTGAAAACCAGCTGCCCAGGTACTCATAAAGCCCTTCGGTCTGCGGCCAGTCGGGCACCGTGAGGCTCCCCTGCCACTGGTTGAGGCCACGCCAATGCGACGCCAGCTCAGCGGCCGGCTGACCATCCAGCAGCAATTCGCTCCGCAAACTCAGCTGGTGGCTGCCAGCCTGTACCTCTTGCCTCAGCAGAAAATGTTGCTGCGCTGCCTGCAGCGTCAGCTCTGCGCGGGCCACCACCGGCGTGTCCGCAGCAGGGTCGGCCGCAGCACGACTGGCCTGCAGCGAGCCTGCCAGCACACAGCTGCCACTACGGCAGGGCAGCTGCGCCTGCAACTGCGCAATCGAAACCCG
This region includes:
- a CDS encoding efflux RND transporter permease subunit; amino-acid sequence: MSESSPLAFFVRHKVAANLLMLVMLMGGMLGLSRMNIQFFPTFALDFVTIRVVWNGAAAEDIEQAITIPLEQRLRSIQNLKNMTSTSAQGVSSITLEFREGTDPVVALDDARQQVDEFRNLPADAEKPEVVRVARYDPIAKLLLYGPYAPHELRTIANRLEDDLLTSGIDRIEIAGLPEQQISIEIPNTTLQRLGLSLDQVADRVNAESRDLPAGQAGEQDSARELRAIEQRRDAEEFANIPLQPNGISHLRLGDIAEIRQEPRRNQVLLRYAGQPAVELSLQRAEDGDSLEAAQALNAWLERVQPSLPPELKIHVYDQAWQLINDRISLLVNNGLGGLVLVMVLLYLFLPARVALWVAVGIPTAFLAAMAVFWLIGGSINMISLFALIMALGVIVDDAIVVGEDADAHFRGGEQPQRASEGAAKRMLWPVVASSLTTIAAFMPLLMVGGIFGNILGDIPTVMICVLIASLLECFVVLPHHLRSAFQPSSKKAPGTSRSARLVARIDGVRERFDSGFNRFRDGRFRRFSQLALRYRGATLASALVAVMLTIGLMSSGRIGFSFFPTPEPQMLQANVSFVAGTPRDTMVRFMRHLEQTLEQTESELGGDLILTAVTRQGQVISENAGARQGDNLGAMLIEMVSPDHRTVRNKAFIRAWRERIHLVPGIDQLNITEQAGGPPGKDVDVRLTGSDPEQLKNAAEALSIMIGSIEGVLSTEDDMSWGREQLVYSLTPYGQSLGLSIQSVGRQLRAAYDGRLAQIYQEDQDEIEVRVQLPRSERESLASLNELSIRLDDGRFVPLGQVVQFGNNQGFEALRHADGMLATDVTADIDLSQTTAGQVLNSISRELPALSSQYNVRYSFEGRSVDQQETMSDMGTGLIIGLLLMYAVLVWVFSSWSTPLIVMSVIPLALVGAVLGHWVMGLNLTILSLFGLFGLSGIVVNNSIILVSFYQEQRKRGLAVNEALNEAVVQRLRAVLLTSLTTIGGLLPLLFETSLQAQFLIPMATSIAFGLGFSTLLVLMVVPALLSLLEGWKERREQRRTEAPAS
- a CDS encoding YdbL family protein, coding for MLMLLGSGAAWALSLNEAMSALPAAKEAGQLGEQPNGYLGVVKAGGNAAEVARQINAARKEEYQRVAKSNGIALGDVETIAGQKAIDRTPSGQYIQVSGSWVRK
- a CDS encoding transporter substrate-binding domain-containing protein; amino-acid sequence: MPLRLIQLCLFLMLSTAASFAQAKILQVGITEVPPFVIKTEQGEWEGISIDLWRAIAREQQLEYEWVPLSFAELLSQVESGKIDVAVGALTMTADREAAFDFSHPFYQTGLSIGVPHTPKHGILQSLKALFSWEFLSVIVALGLLLFAVGVVLWVCERRANPEQFGGKASEGIGASFWWAAVTMTTVGYGDKAPVTLAGRLVALVWMFAGLIMVASFTAAITSSLTVSNLQYQIGGPQDLPGSTVATIPNTASARYLQDNHVVHRDYPSLSEAMQSVLDGTTDAVVYDRPLLQFRNQQLGDKRLDLVPAVFEQQLYALALPAGSKLREAISEEILRITESDEWRSIQAGYLEQAE
- a CDS encoding YnbE family lipoprotein, which produces MHWRGLLMGAAGLLLAACAGPTVQLAAPNEPININLNVKIEHEIYIKVDKQLDEIFNESSGLF
- a CDS encoding lipase secretion chaperone, whose amino-acid sequence is MKYLVYLPLVAGALLLGWQLLPESTPPANAPALTSSKHQAPATALPPPTALTATHTATPPLPSSLRGTEVDGRLQVDADGNLLINDQLRHLFDYYLSANGEETPAQAQQRIRQQLNQQLDEPARAQALTIFEHYLGYLQAVAELEQAFPVLDDLDALWAREEAVQRLRASLFDPAVHQAFFAGEEVYNRFTLERLTINRNPDLDADQRAAAVEALRESLPAEMQELLVPQLHQDLRRETLALQEHNAAPQQIRDLRLNLVGPEATARLEALDQQRAEWQQRVSDFNRERDAILQQPGLAEQDKQAAIDALLQERFAANEQLRIASQSKR
- a CDS encoding DUF3047 domain-containing protein, which gives rise to MTSSGRLWLICCSLLIPVTSQAAPTYSAKDMLNWQVKRFAEATRYQLDGSRLKAQCLGGEASALYIEQPIDLRETPILSWSWAVSGVYANIDEASKTGDDYPVRVYVVKDGGLLPWRTLAVNYVWSSSQPEGSHWPNAFTGNAQMLAVRSGAPAHVGELVSERRNVREDFLALHGEDLQQIDGIALMTDCDNARQPVTGWYGAIEWLPVTSAATSAPSSR
- a CDS encoding SPFH domain-containing protein, which gives rise to MEIATILSLAFLVLVIVALAKTARIVPQRSAFIVERLGKYAKTLEAGFHLLIPFVDRVSYKHTLKEEAIDVPSQACVTRDNIQVVVDGVLYLQVVDPKLASYGINDYRYASMQLAQTTLRSVVGKIDLDKTFEERETINVQVVEALDEAAKPWGVKVLRYEIADIELPATILDALEKQMRAERERRAVVAQSEGEREAKINVSEGQKQETINLSEADKQRQINEAEGKAREIELIATATAEGLRRVAEAINTAGGQEAVSLRVAEQYVKEFGKLAQTNNTMILPAELSNIGSAVAAITKTLEVTKK
- a CDS encoding triacylglycerol lipase; translation: MSNKTRLSVACGLVAALGVSTQAQAFWFSSSQYTQTKYPIVLTHGMLGFDSLLGIDYWYGIPAALRKDGATVYITEVSQLDTSEARGEQLLEQVEEIVAISGKQKVNLIGHSHGGPTVRYVASVRPDLVASVTSVGAPHKGSATADFLRQIPEGSAGETVLAGLVNAMGAFINLVSGSSSMTPQNALGSLESLNSAGAAVFNARFPQGLPTSACGEGAYKVNGVRYYSWSGTSPLTNALDVSDLLTGAASLTFNGEANDGLVGRCSSHLGMVIRDNYRMNHLDEVNQFLGLTSLFETDPVTVYRQQANRLKNAGL
- a CDS encoding NfeD family protein is translated as MLTGYLTSYAFWLLLGLALLLSEFFIPAMVAVFFGIGALVVGLLTLFGVIDSLPYQLVLFALISVLALWYLRRHFKRWLRGSEADLAARDQDDAGLLGVRVAVLTDFAAGIGHVQLNGAKWDAESDESLKAGDTAWVVNHSGIVLQVSAQRPNQP